The nucleotide sequence TGACGAGGCGACTCTTCGCGAAACACTCAGAACAGCCGGCGTACCGGTGCCGGTTCCGTTTGTCGTCGATCGCAGAGATTCGTCGAATTCCGCACCGTCCACCGCTGTTCAACCTGCCACCAATATCGATGCGGAGAAACAAGTCCAACTTCCACGTAATTGGAGAACAGCTCGAGATGACGATGGCAGAGTTTATTATTATCACACCAAGACCAGAGTATCGCAATGGTATCCTCCCGCCAGCGAGTCGAATGGTAGCGATGAAGATACCAGTGATGGCCGAAGTAGCGGCGAAGATGACGATGACGTGGAGTTCAAGAAAAAACGCAGAAAGTCCAGTCGGTCCGATGAAAAAGAAACTGATCAGAGTCGAGTACGTAGATAAGGATTTTACCTACTCGAGACGAGTGTTTCGTGGTGtttgatttaaatattttgatcgttgtgatgtttttcttttcgcAGATCGATGCTGAAATTAAAGAAAATCTAGCAGCTATGTCGTCCGAATTCCAAGATTCCGATTACGACGATTACAGTCCTGCGGTAAAGAGTAACGAAGAACAAGAAGAATTCGATAAAGAAAAATCTGCCCGAAGTGATAACACTGCTCAGCCGCAAAAGGTGCCCTTAATTACCGAACATATCATAAGCGTGAGTATCTACGAAGGATTTATTTCATTCGCCATGTTCCTTTGTTGTGGAATACGATTATCACGATATGTTTTTATACAGCCTCGTGAGCCGATCAGTAAAGAAGAACGTATCAGAAACAAGAAACGAATACGTAGTCAGAAAGAGAAAATGCAAAGAcataaaaaaaccaaattgacGAACGGTAGCGCGACCAGCTCGAAGAGTAGCTCAAACGGTCACGTCAGCAACAACAGCACCAAATTGGTCAGCGCTCCTGCTGACACTTCTAGTATTACCGATCGTAAGAAGAGAGACACATTTATTCACCAGTTGTCTAATTTCGTCGTCAGCTGCTTGAATCCTTATTTTCGAAGTACATGTACTCGAGCTAGAATCACGAATGATAAAGATTTCAAACATCTGGCCCGAAAAGTAAGCAAATTTCACTATTCGTGTGTAGATTATTATCGTTATTTTGAGTTTGGGTTCGTTTGACTTTTGTTCTTGTGTCATTAGTTGAAATATCGTTCTCCTATCATTCGAATCCGAACTCTTGTGGCATGTTGGAGCTTCGACACCTGAGCCAAAACAGAGAACTCAATTCTTCGAACTATATTTACTAATTTCCTCCATCTTTCGTTTCTGTTCACAGCTCACTCATTACGTAATGCTAAAAGAGTCGAAACACTGCCAGAGCGTTGCTGACTTGACTTGTAATTCCAGCGTTAAACATAAGGCCAAAGAATACATACGAAAATATATGTCGAAATTTGGCGAAATCTACGTAAGGCCGCCGGACGACGCCAATTACTAAGGAGAAAaccagatatttcaaaaattttacgaacTAAATGATTTTTAActgatctcaaaaaaaaaaaaaaacattttcgagtGAAATTTAGGCACAGGGTTTGAGAGTGTTTTATTTCCAGGACGTGTACTCTTTGGTAAGGTTGATTTTAAGAACGTACCAGATTTTATTTAAGCGTGTATTTATTTTCGTAACCGctgttttgattaattttgataacgaaacagaaaaatttgtccaattttGTAGATACGTACGTATTTAAAAAGAGATGTCCGAAAGcgtgtttttaaatatttgtgtTTAGataattcttattttttttttgtttgttatgTTACATCGagaaaaaacatatatttttttgttgacgtTGAAGTATCgattattttcgttttcttaTTCGTGTTCgaagttgattatttttgtttttctaacgTAGAGAACGAAGAAAATAATAGATACagagttgtttttctttttcatttattatttgttATATTTTAGTATAtatattttactattttattGCATTTCCCTCTCTCTCCTTTGTGAAGCTTTTGATTTGTACAAttgagttttgtttttcttctttttctgatatattttcatttttaattgtattttaCTAACGAGTATACCTATTCTATACTCGGAACTACGTATTTTGATGTATTCATTTTGTACGTGTAAAATGTAATTTCGATTTATACTGTGTTCAACGATACGATTCGTATAAACTTGTTTCCAAAACATACATCTCGACGAATTTATTACTTTTATCATAAATTACTAGTACCACGTACACATTTTTGGAagagaatttattttaataattattattatcggGTTAACTACGGGATCCATTTTTAAGCGGTTTAGCTGATGAACTAGTTCGATTCTTGGCTAATTTACTCGAAGCTGAACCGGCTGCTTTGACGGTTACCAGAGCCTGCTGCTGTTTCCAAAAGTATTGTCGGTTTTGTAAAAACTCCATTCCTTCTTTAGCTTCGGCTAAGATTTTATTATCTGGTTTATATTTACCGCTTAAACAAGCGAGAtctgtaaaaagaaaaattggcaaaaatttgtgtaaaaattggttgggaaatttcaatttcaagatttaCGTAGCCCACCTGGGTTTCGCATTAATTTCTCCAGATAAATTTTATCGGCGTGGAGttctttgagtaattttttatcacGCTGTAAATTCACGTTTGATTGCGTTGTTGAAGGTAAATCTAATTTATGCGAAAAGCTTTCTTGACTTTGGTAAGTTTGTTCGGGATTAAATTGTGATCTCTGGGTGAGAAATTTTTCGAAGCTGGGTACGGATTTACCTGCAGAAAGAAACAAAACACACGCTAAAATACTAGATATGTTGACTTTTGAggttaaaaaatttgacaaaggcaaaaattgatcaaagaaaaattttcaagagaaaatattttctagcAAAAAACCAAGAGAAAAATCGACTAAGGAAAAATTCTccagagaaatatttttttaggggaaaaattcgatggtaaaaaattatctaaaaaatatcttttccagagaaaaaattaggtacacaaatgaaaattttttagtgaaaaattctttagaaaaaaatgacaaaagacGAATTATTCTCCAGAAAAGAGCACTCAGGACATAAAAGGTCGATAACTCAGGaataatttatacaaaaaattatgaggGAACTTTTccagagaaaaatattttaaaaataaaatccggcaaaagaaaaatgtttcaggaaaaaaaacaagcaaggAAAATTCTACAtagacaaaaaaatctgatagacgaaaaattctcaagaaaaatCTCTGACAAAAAAGGGAAATTCTTCAATCTCCAAAAGAGAAAAATGCTTCAGATTCAGGAtctgatgaagaaaaaattctccagaaatAATTCACCAGAAAAGATACTAAAAGAGGGAAATTCTTAAAAACTcccatagaaaaaaatatttcagaaaatgattTAACGGAAAGAAATTCTCTAGAAAAGATATTTGATTAAGAATAATTCTCTAGAGAGAATTTATTTTCCTGGGAAGAATTTCGAGGAAGATAAAAGTTCTTAGCGGAAACACTGCTGGAAAATAAATTTGACGGAGGAAAATCTTACTCAGAAAAAGAATCCTCAAAAATAAACTCACAAAggcaaatatgtacctacctacataaaataattttccagaaaaagcattttgagaaaaatgacagacaaaaattgtccatagaaaaattattgaactgtggaaaaaattcttcagccaaaaattcttttaaaaaacctGACAAAGACAAATGTAAGATAATTTTTCAGATAAAGGATTTGAAACCAACTGACCAAAATTCtgcagagaaaaaaatgtttcaaagtcAGAATCCGATTTAGGAAGAATtttaccatgaaaaaaatctacagtgaaaaattgttcatagaaaaaatttgacagaCAGAAAatttcctagaaaaaaaattcaactccacacagaaaaaattctttaaaaattccagagAAGAAATTCGTCAGAGATGAAATAATTCTCTGAAGAAAACATTTCCGAACAAGAAATTTGACAGTTGAAAATAATTCCTCAATTCTCACAAAACAATTTGACAGaccaaaaattcttcagaaaaaagTTTGCCAAATAAAGaggaaaattctaaaaatattatGTCTTAGAGAAAAGagatacctataggtaaattatttcaaaaaataaattcgacaAACACAAATTCTTaagagtaaaaattcaaaggaaatcaaaaaaaatctgataggtagacgaaaaattttccagaaaaaaaattggcaaaagagAAGAGggagattttctaatttttaggcgaaaaaatgttttagagacaaacagaaaatttcttcaaaaaaaatttgaacaagaggaaatttgaccgaaaaaaaatgcggacatgaaattcaacaaacaaaattttaaaaatttggcacaCGACAAGTTCTCTAgagaaaatacctactttttattttaaaaaaatcaactgatgGGATTCTCCAGAAAGCAATTTCTTCAGTGTAAAAAATATGACAGAGGAAAATattcttcataaaaaaatttgtcggACGATTTTTTAGTGAAGgagaaggggttttttcaagagaacaaataggtacatattttttaatcgaaaaaactcGATAGATGAAAACAATTTGTCCAAGAAAATCCTCAagagaaaatatattttttcagaaatgaaattcgACAGTGGAAAGATTTTAgacttggagaaaaaatttgacgtGGGGAACTtctatagtgaaaaaaaattgatgaaggaAAAATTTGACAGAAAGGAAATCCTCAAAAGAAAATAATCTGACAAAGAAAAATTCGCCAGTAAAaacttaattttattaaaaaaaaaaaaaaaaaaaaaatgaaacttgaccagacaaattatttatttataaaaatttttttttgggaacaAAATCAACAGACAGaatatttttagagaaaaaatgttccaaaGACAACATCAAATTACGTgttcaaatttaaattgaaggcactcagcaatttgaaaattcaaaataatattcgtATGCCTTTTAAATTTGATGccaaactgaaattgaaacagATCATTTTTGAGCTGCTTTCAAAGTTCTGCAACGTGATGCGATCACATTCAGCccatttgcaattttcaaaccatcgagagcctttgaaaaaatagaTCTCAACCAAATCTTTGCCATTTCAGAGACGTTTGAGTTGTATGCATATTATAGTTCCAAATAAACTATTCAATTTCTCAAATAGAACACTCGGTATCGAATAAAAACAACTTTGcacaaataaaaatcatcatccAACATTTACAAACCAATGGTATTCAATATAGCCTGTTGAGCTTTATGCACCCCCAATCGGAAATTCTCCATTTGTGGACGAATATGAAGGCCCCGATGAAAATACATCAAACTGTACTCAAATTGGGCCAAATGATAAAGAGCTTCTGCTTTTTGATACAATCCTGCAAACAAAAACACACCATTCATCATCGTGGAACTCATAACTGTAAAACTGTAATAAGGACCTAcctatgataaaaaaaattcaaaaccaaccTTTAATAAACGATTTATCCTCGGTCAACGCTTGTTCAGCATCTTTCAAGGCCAAGGATGCATTACCCATCATCAAATGGCATTTACTTCTGGCAACCAGAGCATTTTTATCGTACGGATTCAGCTCCAATGCctgaaaaaaccaccaaaatttacctactcgttCGTTTCATACAACACATCTCCTATTCTCTACTcaaattctgaataattttcattcatgtGCATTAAATTTCGAGACAGAATAACCTTATCGACGAATTTCATAGCAACGTAGACGTCTCCGGTTTTAAATCTGTGTATAGCCAATGCGAGCAACGTGCCAGGATGAGCTTCTTCTGAAATCTCCAAAATCCTAGTCCGATCCTGACGTCGTTTCAGTTTCAAAGACTGTTTGATATCTCGACTACCTAAATTCACAGCAGCTGCTCGATCCTTATCCGTGTACACTTCCTCGAGTAACCTCTGCCTGCGATTCCATTTATTGGCGTTCTTTCTATTCGATCCTTTTTGATCGGGTACCTGAGCATCTCGACCAAGTTGCTGATACATAGGTGTGGCAGAATTGCTTTTAGCAGCCGGCTCTTCTTTATGATCGCGTTTCTTTTCAGCGCTGCCATTGGGCGAAATGAGTTCGTTGGATCTCCACGCGACACCGACGCCTTTCTTCTCCTTGGAAAGAGCATTCTTGGCGGGATCTCGATTCACACCTTCTTCAGATTCCAGCCCCACATCGTTACGAACGAAACTCTGTATCACTTCGTTTTGACCGGTCACACGAAGGATATCTTTGGCTTGTTTGTTGATCGATGAGGtgatcgacgacgacgattccGCGATATCTCCGCTCATCATTCGGCTATCATACCGGACAGCTTGGTACTTCCGAGAAACGattaatatatgtaggtaccgaattttactcgtattcgcACGAAATTCTGCCAACTCTACGTGTTCGATGTTCGCTCATCACGGTGCTAGAACCGACACCATAGTCGAGGTGTCACCGACAGGCACATTACTTTCAACACCTCGCCGTTGCTACGCGACTACGTATAAGCGTATTTTCATACCCTCGAAtgtgtaattttgtaaattttccaccTACTTATCTAACCTAACCTATGGAATATGGGGCTACGGATGCACTTATTCGAGAATTAAACCAGCACGCGATTCGAATTCCTGtaatcttggattttgacaacgtcacaattttttttatttttttcaatcagaaaaaatatggaaaatttcagagataggtaattgaaaatgcTTCCCTACGCGATGTTTGATAATCGGAACCAACCAATTGTGTGTCTGAGGGCATCGAGCGTGTCacttgtaatgaaatttttgattattcgGGTAATCGAATTACGAATCCTTCGTGAAACGTGATTGAATTAGAGAATATTCAGGTATGGCAcctatctaattttttaaaataaattgcttcgtgaccttttttttttttttgccttggaacaattttgtaattttttgcacgacTGCTCATTTGTGGATACAGTGTTATCAGAAAGAGCTACGATCTACCTcgatcagattttcaaattcaagaactcaaaaataaatgGATATTTGAAGTCAGCACCATCGAGAACCTAAAAAAACGAATCGTCAATAGCTGTTATTTccacgtttttaaattttgaacctaTTTAAAGACATGAATTGGTTCGAGGTGGGGAGAGTAGGGGGAGGATGGAaatatcgaattgaaaatataagcCAGTATTCAAACTCGATatgtttaaaatgataaaaaattgttattaagTAATAAGCTAATTCAGTTTtaaacttttctgaaattttgataattttttttttgaaggggggagggagagTGGAGGCAACAAATGCTCACAAGGAATGTTAAGatcttgttttaaaaaatactttgtgaCAAAGAAGATAAGAGAGTTTCGATATTTAAACGatacttttcaagttttgcaTTCTCTTGAAAAGTAGAACAAACTCTTACTCTAAAAATTAGCAGATTCGCTCCAAGTTccattattcttgaaaaattattcgttccATGGTCTACCATGTTTTGACAAATGAGCCCAGCAAGTTTGTCAGTTTCCCAAAGAACCGCAAATGCTAGAAAATGACGAGATCCAGTCCCTCTCACCCTCAGGAGGATGAAGATGAAAACATCAGTAGATCATCGAAGGGATTTATGACGATAAAATCcaagaaaatcgaatttttttggggtcAGGTTACTCTGATACCCATTTGCGATAGATT is from Planococcus citri chromosome 1, ihPlaCitr1.1, whole genome shotgun sequence and encodes:
- the LOC135833427 gene encoding outer dynein arm-docking complex subunit 4 codes for the protein MMSGDIAESSSSITSSINKQAKDILRVTGQNEVIQSFVRNDVGLESEEGVNRDPAKNALSKEKKGVGVAWRSNELISPNGSAEKKRDHKEEPAAKSNSATPMYQQLGRDAQVPDQKGSNRKNANKWNRRQRLLEEVYTDKDRAAAVNLGSRDIKQSLKLKRRQDRTRILEISEEAHPGTLLALAIHRFKTGDVYVAMKFVDKALELNPYDKNALVARSKCHLMMGNASLALKDAEQALTEDKSFIKGLYQKAEALYHLAQFEYSLMYFHRGLHIRPQMENFRLGVHKAQQAILNTIGKSVPSFEKFLTQRSQFNPEQTYQSQESFSHKLDLPSTTQSNVNLQRDKKLLKELHADKIYLEKLMRNPDLACLSGKYKPDNKILAEAKEGMEFLQNRQYFWKQQQALVTVKAAGSASSKLAKNRTSSSAKPLKNGSRS